In Aureibaculum algae, the following are encoded in one genomic region:
- the blaOXA gene encoding class D beta-lactamase, translated as MKIFYLAPLLILFFSCIEKKTVPYKKEVKVTVQENVVQEFQTIIDASNVTGAILIYDLEENKYYSNDYQWAQKGNLPASTFKITNSIIALETGIVENDSTLFKWNGENRRLKIWEQDLTFTNAFRFSCVPCYQEIARKIGVKKMTEYLDKLEYRNMKVDATNIDLFWLEGTSRINQFQQIDFLKRFYTSELPISERTEKIMKRILVIEENDTYKLSGKTGWSISNGNNNGWFVGYIESQNKTYFFATNIEPKEQFDMNLFPMIRKDVTYKAFEKMRIIK; from the coding sequence ATGAAAATTTTTTATTTAGCACCCTTATTAATTCTATTTTTCTCCTGTATTGAAAAAAAGACCGTCCCGTATAAAAAGGAGGTTAAAGTGACAGTACAAGAGAATGTAGTTCAAGAATTTCAAACCATTATTGATGCATCCAATGTTACAGGAGCCATTTTAATTTATGATCTTGAAGAAAATAAGTACTATTCAAATGATTACCAATGGGCTCAAAAAGGAAACTTACCAGCTTCTACCTTTAAAATAACCAATTCAATTATAGCACTGGAAACAGGAATAGTTGAAAACGATAGTACACTGTTCAAATGGAACGGAGAAAACAGAAGACTTAAGATTTGGGAGCAGGACTTAACATTTACAAATGCATTTCGTTTTTCCTGTGTTCCTTGCTATCAAGAAATAGCAAGGAAAATTGGAGTAAAAAAAATGACGGAATATCTAGATAAACTTGAATACAGAAATATGAAAGTTGACGCTACCAACATTGACCTATTCTGGCTTGAAGGAACCTCTCGAATTAATCAATTTCAACAAATAGATTTTTTAAAGCGGTTTTATACATCAGAATTGCCAATTTCTGAACGCACGGAAAAAATAATGAAAAGAATCCTGGTAATTGAAGAAAATGATACGTATAAACTTAGTGGAAAAACAGGTTGGTCCATCAGTAATGGAAATAATAATGGTTGGTTTGTTGGATATATCGAATCCCAAAATAAAACGTATTTTTTCGCCACAAATATAGAACCGAAAGAACAATTTGATATGAATTTGTTTCCAATGATTAGAAAAGATGTGACATATAAGGCATTTGAAAAAATGAGAATAATTAAATAA
- a CDS encoding alpha-L-fucosidase, producing MKIHKFIIIIFTMFILGHLNAQKEYKANWKSLSNHKNVPDWMRDAKFGIYCHWGVYAVPAYNNEHYIKAMRDTSNYSKLGTHKRHIAVYGSLNEFDYHNFIPMFKGENFDADEWADLFIKGGARFAGLVGEHHDGFAMWDSETTPFNAKDMGPKRDIVGELGTSIRKRNMKYFVSLHHELNYTNFKMDPSWAGYNPKYQKLYGSTMPEEEWQKMWMDKNIEVVDKYQPDIIYHDAWLERVNQEYLKSYMAYYFNDAKEKGKEVIVTYKGDDIKGGGMLDHENNNPDKIMEEPFLSDYSIGTGYSFSWGYTDGMQLRSAHDIIHSLIEIVSCNGQMLLNLSPKADGTFPEDQKLIVYDVGRWLWTFGEAIYETRPYHVPNETIQNDIKVSFTKKNDAVFAITSEWVGGITKAPSFSFTLKELSTKKLGKKVTSIELLGLKKIEPCTFEHSADGLKIIVPNKVRLPSDIAQVFKINIE from the coding sequence ATGAAAATCCACAAGTTTATAATTATCATTTTCACCATGTTTATATTGGGGCACTTAAATGCTCAAAAAGAATATAAGGCAAACTGGAAATCTTTGTCAAATCATAAAAATGTACCAGATTGGATGCGAGATGCCAAATTTGGAATTTACTGCCATTGGGGGGTATATGCTGTACCTGCCTATAATAACGAACATTATATCAAAGCAATGCGTGATACCTCTAACTATTCTAAATTAGGTACACATAAACGGCATATCGCAGTATATGGTTCGCTTAATGAATTTGATTATCACAACTTTATCCCAATGTTTAAAGGCGAAAATTTTGATGCAGATGAATGGGCCGATTTATTTATTAAAGGTGGTGCCCGGTTTGCGGGATTAGTGGGAGAACATCATGATGGATTTGCCATGTGGGATAGTGAGACAACACCTTTTAACGCAAAAGATATGGGACCAAAACGCGATATTGTTGGTGAATTAGGAACTTCCATTCGAAAAAGAAATATGAAATATTTTGTCTCTCTACACCACGAACTCAATTACACCAACTTTAAAATGGATCCTTCATGGGCAGGTTATAATCCCAAATATCAAAAACTTTATGGCAGTACAATGCCTGAAGAAGAATGGCAGAAAATGTGGATGGATAAAAATATTGAGGTTGTGGATAAATACCAACCCGATATTATCTATCACGATGCTTGGTTGGAACGCGTGAATCAAGAATACCTTAAATCGTATATGGCCTATTATTTTAATGATGCCAAAGAGAAAGGTAAGGAAGTGATTGTTACCTATAAAGGTGATGATATTAAAGGTGGTGGCATGTTAGATCATGAAAATAACAATCCTGATAAAATAATGGAAGAACCCTTTTTATCAGACTATTCCATTGGCACAGGGTATTCCTTTTCTTGGGGCTACACCGATGGAATGCAATTGAGGTCTGCACATGATATTATTCATAGCCTCATTGAGATTGTAAGCTGTAATGGCCAAATGCTTTTAAACTTATCACCAAAAGCAGATGGAACTTTTCCTGAAGATCAAAAATTGATTGTGTATGACGTAGGGCGTTGGTTATGGACGTTTGGTGAAGCTATATACGAAACTAGACCTTATCATGTTCCCAACGAAACTATACAGAATGACATAAAAGTTTCTTTTACTAAAAAGAATGATGCCGTTTTTGCAATCACATCAGAATGGGTTGGAGGTATCACAAAAGCTCCTTCTTTTTCATTTACTTTAAAAGAACTATCAACCAAAAAACTTGGAAAAAAAGTTACGTCTATTGAATTACTGGGTTTGAAAAAAATTGAACCATGTACTTTTGAACACTCGGCTGATGGTTTAAAAATAATTGTTCCAAATAAAGTTAGACTACCGTCAGATATTGCTCAAGTTTTTAAAATAAATATTGAATAA
- a CDS encoding superoxide dismutase family protein, protein MTASLQGLTPGKHAIHLHEKADCSSDDATTTGGHWNPENKPHGKWGDENGYHRGDIGNLTADVDGNATLTFETDQWAIGGSNQNKNIIGRGIIVHAKADDFTTQPTGAAGERVACGEIK, encoded by the coding sequence ATGACAGCCAGTTTACAAGGATTAACACCTGGTAAACACGCTATTCATCTCCATGAAAAAGCCGATTGTAGTTCCGATGATGCTACAACAACTGGTGGACATTGGAATCCTGAAAATAAACCTCATGGTAAATGGGGCGATGAAAACGGATATCATCGAGGTGACATAGGCAATTTAACTGCAGATGTAGATGGTAATGCTACTTTAACATTCGAAACTGATCAATGGGCCATTGGAGGTTCTAATCAAAACAAAAATATTATAGGTAGAGGTATTATAGTGCATGCAAAAGCCGACGACTTTACAACACAACCTACCGGTGCTGCTGGTGAAAGAGTAGCATGTGGAGAAATTAAATAA